The proteins below are encoded in one region of Podarcis raffonei isolate rPodRaf1 chromosome 8, rPodRaf1.pri, whole genome shotgun sequence:
- the SIRT2 gene encoding NAD-dependent protein deacetylase sirtuin-2 isoform X1 — protein sequence MDSREEPEAASAAAGEDEEEAEAEKGPASSDSDSDNEAGASGETEMDFLRNLLSRTLGLGSEKPEKVLDELTLDGVSRFMLSEKCKKVVCMVGAGISTAAGIPDFRSPGTGLYANLQQYNLPYPEAIFEISYFKQHPEPFFALARELYPGQFKPTVCHYFMRLLKEKGMLLRCYTQNIDTLERVAGLDQDDLVEAHGTFFTSHCIHSGCKKAYTLEWMKEKIFSSLIPKCEKCQSVVKPDIVFFGENLPSRFFSLMQSDFRNVDLLIIMGTSLQVQPFASLVSRVPTNTPRLLINKEKTGESDPFMSLMGYGCGMDFDSEKAYRDVAWLGDCDEGCLALAELLGWKTELEELVKKEHAAIDAKSGGASASHPLTKEQKEKPSPKEEKPPDSKE from the exons ATGGACAGCCGGGAAG AGCCCGAAGCCGCCTCCGCTGCCGCCGGGGAGGACGAGGAAGAGGCCGAGGCCGAGAAGGGCCCTGCCTCGTCG GATTCAGATTCTGACAACGAAGCCGGAGCTTCTGGTGAAACTGAAA TGGATTTTCTACGAAACCTCTTGTCCCGAACACTGGGCTTAGGCAGTGAGAAGCCTGAGAAGGTGCTGGATGAGCTGACGCTGGATGGTGTGAGCAGGTTCATGCTGTCTGAAAAAT GCAAGAAGGTAGTATGTATGGTGggcgcaggaatctcaactg CTGCAGGGATACCTGATTTCCGCTCACCAGGCACGGGGCTCTACGCCAACTTGCAGCAGTACAACCTGCCGTACCCTGAAGCCATCTTTGAGATCAGCTATTTCAAG CAACACCCGGAGCCATTCTTTGCCTTGGCCCGAGAACTGTACCCAGGGCAATTCAAG CCCACGGTCTGCCACTACTTCATGCGCCTCCTGAAGGAGAAAGGGATGCTGTTGCGCTGCTACACACAG AACATAGACACCTTGGAGCGGGTGGCTGGCCTGGATCAGGATGACCTCGTGGAAGCTCACGGCACCTTCTTCACTTCCCACTGCATCCATTCCGGCTGCAAAAAGGCATACACCCTGGAGTGGATGAAAG AAAAGATATTCTCATCTCTCATTCCAAAGTGTGAGAAATGTCAAAGTGTTGTGAAGCCAG ATATCGTGTTCTTTGGGGAGAACCTGCCCTCTCGTTTCTTCTCTCTGATGCAGTCA GATTTCCGTAACGTGGACTTGCTTATTATCATGGGCACCTCCCTGCAGGTCCAGCCCTTTGCCTCTCTCGTCAGCAG GGTACCAACAAACACACCGCGGCTCCTGATCAATAAGGAGAAGACTGGAGAG AGTGATCCTTTCATGTCCCTGATGGGCTACGGCTGTGGAATGGACTTTGATTCAGAGAAGGCATACAG GGATGTTGCCTGGCTTGGAGACTGTGACGAGGGCTGCCTGGCTTTGGCCGAGCTGCTGGGATGGAAG acGGAGCTGGAGGAACTGGTGAAAAAGGAGCACGCTGCCATAGATGCCAAGTCGGGCGGGGCAAGTGCCTCCCACCCTCTAACCAAGGAGCAGAAGGAAAAGCCATCCCCAAAGGAGGAAAAGCCTCCTGACAGCAAAGAGTGA
- the NFKBIB gene encoding NF-kappa-B inhibitor beta, protein MASEAAAQGGPREPKRVEGDDWCDSGLGSLSEAQLGQIQGDAGLVGPGEGEEGPGRRALTPDPGPSGPTGPQKALLEEEEDDLERLDSALGDSLRGDEDVGAIVDGVGAVRLENGASAVVAPEAWLHHVLGFVTEDGDTALHLAVIHEHEAFLESILQYTQGTDYLDIQNDLGQTALHIAVILGAADFVSKLVSAGAGLCVQEKGGHTALHLACREGQQECVQILLAPHVAQRPCEGSSFRAQLDCTNFDGYTPLHVAVLRKDLDVVSLLISGGADLNKPELSCGRSPLHLAVESQNPEVVEYLLRAGADPEARMYVGYTPMYSALHRPDQKIPQLLREFGSEEPDWDSEESLDSNSEEEYDDIVINRGH, encoded by the exons ATGGCCTCCGAAGCTGCTGCTCAGGGCGGCCCGCGGGAGCCCAAGCGGGTGGAAGGCGACGACTGGTGCGACAGCGGCCTGGGCTCCCTCAGCGAGGCCCAGCTGGGCCAGATCCAGGGGGACGCGGGCCTGGTGGGTCCTGGCGAGGGGGAGGAGGGGCCTGGGCGCCGGGCCCTGACCCCTGACCCCGGCCCCTCGGGCCCCACTGGCCCTCAGAAGGCGctcttggaggaagaggaggatgacCTGGAGCGGCTGGACTCTGCCCTGGGAGACTCCCTGAGAGGGGACGAGGACGTGGGCGCCATCGTGGACGGCGTGGGAGCTGTGCGCCTCGAGAACGGGGCCTCGGCGGTGGTGGCCCCCGAGGCCTGGCTGCACCACGTGCTGGGCTTTGTCACTGAGGATGGGGACac aGCTCTCCACTTGGCCGTCATCCATGAGCACGAGGCCTTCCTGGAGTCCATCCTGCAGTACACCCAAGGGACGGATTACCTGGATATTCAGAACGACCTTGGACAG ACAGCACTTCACATCGCGGTCATCCTGGGGGCTGCCGATTTCGTGAGCAAGCTCGTGTCGGCGGGAGCCGGTCTGTGCGTGCAGGAAAAGGGCGGCCACACCGCTTTGCATTTGGCGTGCCGAGAAGGGCAGCAGGAGTGCGTGCAGATCCTCCTGGCGCCGCATGTTGCGCAAAGGCCCTGCGAAGGGAGCAGCTTTCGGGCCCAACTGGACTGCACCAATTTCGATG GTTACACGCCCCTGCATGTTGCCGTCTTGCGGAAAGACTTAGATGTGGTCAGTCTCTTAATCTCCGGGGGAGCTGATCTCAACAAACCG GAGCTGAGCTGTGGGCGGAGCCCCCTTCACCTGGCGGTGGAGTCTCAGAACCCGGAGGTGGTCGAGTACCTGCTGCGCGCTGGAGCGGACCCGGAGGCCCGCATGTATGTTGGCTACACCCCCATGTACAGCGCCCTGCACCGGCCCGACCAAAAGATCCCCCAGCTCTTGCGGGAGTTTGGCTCAGAGGAGCCAGACTGGGACTCGGAGGAGAGTTTGGACAGCAACAGCGAG gaGGAATATGATGACATCGTGATCAACCGCGGGCATTAG
- the SIRT2 gene encoding NAD-dependent protein deacetylase sirtuin-2 isoform X2, protein MDFLRNLLSRTLGLGSEKPEKVLDELTLDGVSRFMLSEKCKKVVCMVGAGISTAAGIPDFRSPGTGLYANLQQYNLPYPEAIFEISYFKQHPEPFFALARELYPGQFKPTVCHYFMRLLKEKGMLLRCYTQNIDTLERVAGLDQDDLVEAHGTFFTSHCIHSGCKKAYTLEWMKEKIFSSLIPKCEKCQSVVKPDIVFFGENLPSRFFSLMQSDFRNVDLLIIMGTSLQVQPFASLVSRVPTNTPRLLINKEKTGESDPFMSLMGYGCGMDFDSEKAYRDVAWLGDCDEGCLALAELLGWKTELEELVKKEHAAIDAKSGGASASHPLTKEQKEKPSPKEEKPPDSKE, encoded by the exons A TGGATTTTCTACGAAACCTCTTGTCCCGAACACTGGGCTTAGGCAGTGAGAAGCCTGAGAAGGTGCTGGATGAGCTGACGCTGGATGGTGTGAGCAGGTTCATGCTGTCTGAAAAAT GCAAGAAGGTAGTATGTATGGTGggcgcaggaatctcaactg CTGCAGGGATACCTGATTTCCGCTCACCAGGCACGGGGCTCTACGCCAACTTGCAGCAGTACAACCTGCCGTACCCTGAAGCCATCTTTGAGATCAGCTATTTCAAG CAACACCCGGAGCCATTCTTTGCCTTGGCCCGAGAACTGTACCCAGGGCAATTCAAG CCCACGGTCTGCCACTACTTCATGCGCCTCCTGAAGGAGAAAGGGATGCTGTTGCGCTGCTACACACAG AACATAGACACCTTGGAGCGGGTGGCTGGCCTGGATCAGGATGACCTCGTGGAAGCTCACGGCACCTTCTTCACTTCCCACTGCATCCATTCCGGCTGCAAAAAGGCATACACCCTGGAGTGGATGAAAG AAAAGATATTCTCATCTCTCATTCCAAAGTGTGAGAAATGTCAAAGTGTTGTGAAGCCAG ATATCGTGTTCTTTGGGGAGAACCTGCCCTCTCGTTTCTTCTCTCTGATGCAGTCA GATTTCCGTAACGTGGACTTGCTTATTATCATGGGCACCTCCCTGCAGGTCCAGCCCTTTGCCTCTCTCGTCAGCAG GGTACCAACAAACACACCGCGGCTCCTGATCAATAAGGAGAAGACTGGAGAG AGTGATCCTTTCATGTCCCTGATGGGCTACGGCTGTGGAATGGACTTTGATTCAGAGAAGGCATACAG GGATGTTGCCTGGCTTGGAGACTGTGACGAGGGCTGCCTGGCTTTGGCCGAGCTGCTGGGATGGAAG acGGAGCTGGAGGAACTGGTGAAAAAGGAGCACGCTGCCATAGATGCCAAGTCGGGCGGGGCAAGTGCCTCCCACCCTCTAACCAAGGAGCAGAAGGAAAAGCCATCCCCAAAGGAGGAAAAGCCTCCTGACAGCAAAGAGTGA